GTCTATCTCATGTACTCAAGTGTAAGGCCTAATGAATTTTAGATAATTAAGAAGAGTAATCTATCTTCCCCACTTAATTTTGTCACCAGAACAGCCAAACAAAGCCTGGAGAATGCTCTTGTCTTACTGGAATGGATTCCCATCCCCATCCCTACTAGGGCAAGACACAGCGTTAAAAACTCAGGGCTGTGACTCCATCCAAGGCTTCCCCACCATCACCCCGGAGCACCCGCTGTGACTGTCACAGACTAACATTACACGATTGAAGGCACATTCCAGTTACTGGTTGATGTAGGAGATAGGGGAGCATCTCTGTGTGGAagccatgaaggaaaaaaagggaatgaaGACCAAGGTTCCATACCCCACACCCATCCCAAGCAGCTCAGATATCCCAAGATAGTCCTTATTGTTTGAAAAATAGTTTGTagaccattttatttaaatatatgaacaaCCAATGGGCTACTGCAATCCAAGTAAACTCTTCACATTTAGAACCTTTGTGAAGTATCGTAAGATAAAGTAAGACTGTTGGTCTTTGGCAGATTCCTCCTGCCCCCCAGACCGGGACATAGAGATACAGATAAATGTTTATATAGTTAAAGAGCGGAGGCCCAGGTGAAATTCCCCACCCCAAGCTGGCTCCCCAACCCAAAAATTACCATTGGCCCCTGAGAACACCCAAAGACCACCCTCCCAGGTTTCACACAATATCAATTGCAGGAACAGTCGTGCATGGCAAAGTATAAGTTCTATGCATTTCACAGCACAGAAAACCCTTCTTTCAGAGGGCATGCAAGTTGCCGGAGATTACACCCCCAAGTCTGGTGCTCTTGTGATGAGCAACTTACTGGCAAACACATCTCCCAGTGTTGTAAGCAGGCAAATACATTGAGCACATTTTGCTGTAATTCCATCTATTTGCAATGCCTGCACAGTGTCTGTCTCTGGCTGTTAACTTACTCATTCTTGACAGAACTCTGCTTTATTGattgcacttttttaaaaatgccaaaggCATTTTCACACTTGTTAGCTTGACCGCCACCACTAGGGTATAAGAGCAAGTGTTCTCTATGCCTTACTTGCTACAGTCTCCTCCTTCTTTGGAGAGGATTCCCGTAATGGTAACGGTGATGGGGGAGGCTGGTGCCAACGACACAAATACATTTCTGTGGTGGAAAGGTACGGCAAATCTTCTATCTCACTTGAGAAGGCTTTCTCCTTGGGATGGGTGCTGGGTCCCTTCTGGGGAGTCGAGAGTCTTGGCGGGGTGTCCACTGAAGACCGGGGCTTTTCTGGAGTTTCCTGGCTCCTCAATTCACGTTTACAAACAGTTTCAGATAAGGAACCACAGGGTTCCTCTTTAACAGGAGAGTGCTTAGGagtttttgttttgacttttgaaAATTCAGGAGCCAGCTTTTTAACAGGAATCTTTCTTTCTGTACTTCCAAATGGGGATTTCCTATTAGATAGGGAAGAAAACATTATAGAATTTATTGACTCTTGAATAAAATCTAATTTGATTACATTTTGGGGCAAGAGAACTAGCTTGCTTCAAAATAACCAGTATTCAAGTATCTAAATATCTGGGTTCATTTGGCTGTCATGAGCAGGAACAGCCTCATGCTTAACAGTATATATAATACGcccttagtaaatgtttgttgaacaagtGAGTTTCCATGCTTAAGAACCTCTACTAGTATCCTACTGCCTACTAAATCTAAAAAGGTTCCTATTTTATTCAAGATCCTTTAGCTAACATTAGAGGCCTCTACTTTGTGGCCTGTTTCATTCCTGTCAACCAGAGACCAGTCTCTTATTCCTACCCCCCAAAACCTATACCATGTTTATTAcaatctctatttcttttttcttgctatcTTCTGGCTCTCTTTCTCCCACcagtctacacacacacacacacacacacacacacacacacacacacacacttctggaATGCCATCTCCTCTCCTTTTTACCAATCTAAATTCTATACTTCTTTTTCAAGATCCATCTCCTCCTTAAAGTTTCACTATTTTAACGCACAATAATCTTTAATCTCTGAATAGTATGTATCACTGTTGTCTATCTGCATATTTTATTGCAGTTGAATTCTGAGTTTTCAAAACTTATGCCATCCTTATAGCTAGACTAATCTCTTTGAGTCCAAGGACACTTAGAGCTTACATTTTAATGTCTACCACTGCATCTATCGCCTGATGCAATGAAGGAATTTAACACTTCCTCACTTGAAGTGAAGGGCTATAGTTTTCTTTAAGAAACTCAGCTGTTACCTTTGTTGCCCATTCTCTTTATGATGTACTCTGCATTCTGTAGTTACTACTGTGACCAAAATGTTCCTAACAGACGTACATAGTCTGCGCAAGAATGTTTCAAGACAGTTTCTCAGCACAGAAGACCTCATAGATACAGTTCTAGTAAAACAAATTAGTAAGTCCTAATCCCTTACTCTCAGTCACCGGAAACAAGTGACCTCATGTCCAGACAGTGTAACAAAGTTATCAGCACACCTTTTGTGTCCCTTTCCACTCCGCCCACAGGAGAAAGGCTTGGGAGGCAGAGTCTGGGACGTCTCGGAAAGCTCCGGCTGGCACTCCAGTTTAATTTTCTCGGATAGCTccgtttcctctctctcttcagtTTCATAGCCCTGAAACAGCTTGTGCCTTTCCTTCTCGTTATCCTTCTTTACCAGCTGCATCCGCCTTTCCATACGTTCAATCCGAGCCAGGAGCTAAAAGAGAGAGTGGCAAAAtgcagacttaaaaaacaaaaaaattaaacacaggtGCTTAGCCCCATTTGCGAATCAGTATGGTCTTCTGCCTCTTTCCATGAACCATAGCAATTCAACTTATTTTTAACAGGCAGACATTAATCTGAATTGATTTTCTTAAACACAATAGAGAAGACAAGGTACACTGCTTAATTTTAGGGGCTAAACTAGTTGGGGAGGGGCATGGGGGAATTTGTAGTTCATTCTTCTGAAAGAAAATCCTCTTCACTGGGAGGGACCACAACATGCCTTTTAAATGGCATAGTCTCTGCTACTGCTAACCATGTGGCTCCAAGTCAGTTTGGGAGTTTCCAGAATTAACCTTAATGTTCTTTTAGGAGGCCCTAAGGTTCTCCAAACACTATCCTCTCTACTTCCACTCCAAAACACTACACACAAGGACAAAGTCCAGACAGTACATTGAGAAGGAATTAAAAGCTCACACAATCACAGTGCCACTAGGGATTGCAGTGTTATTTGaaggcgggtggggtgggggtggggaggtgccaCCCATATAATGAACACTCAATTTGGAAGAATTATAAAAGAACCAGTACCCATAAATCCCATCAATCATCAAATATACATATTGCTTTGCATTtgagacaacaaaaaaattatacctatttGTCTGAATATTGAAAACAAAGTCTTTTAATTCTACTTAAAGGGAGGACCACATAATCAAACAGAAAATGGAAGTCTATTATCACTGAAAAGTTCACATTAAAATGTTCTGAGAAAGATGCCAAATGTGCTACTTACACCCtataataagaattttatttggGTTAGACAGTGATATTAATGTTGACTTCATTACATCCACTTAGCTGCAAAGATTTCATGAGAGGCCAAACAACAACTGGAATAAGAGAAACAAGCTTAAGCATCGCTAAGACTGCAATACACAACAGAGGCAATGAATGCCAAGTTCAGACTGACATTCTATCCTTAACTCACCCTGCTTTTCCTGCCTAGGAAAGTCTGCAAAGGGGCCATTACCTCAGGAACTGAACagaaatctccacaatcagcaGAGAGCCCCCCTGTCAGCCACACTCTCATTTCATCTCCTGTTTTGATTCACAGCCTTAACATTACTTAAACACGGTTTGTGGGTGacatttccttgatttcttctcCTTCACTGGTCGTTCTCTTcccgcctccccccgccccaaataAGGACACGATGTGTTGTAATTACAGTACCATCACACCCCTAGACTGCAGTACAGTAGCTGAGCAGTGCCACCTCCATGTTGAGTAACTTCCACAAATCAACACCATGAGATATTTTAATGAGACCGGCCCCAGCTCCCATTCCACCTTGCAGAATGCATTCTCCAATAAAACAGTCGCTGCCTGGAGAGATTCATTTggaaagcaaacaaaatgaaCAGCCCTCTGCTCTCCTGCTCAGCCCTTGGCGCACACAAcgccagagagggagagggagagagggagagagggagagggagggagggagggagggagggggagagggagagagagagagagagagagagagagagagagagagagagagagagag
This region of Physeter macrocephalus isolate SW-GA chromosome 14, ASM283717v5, whole genome shotgun sequence genomic DNA includes:
- the MSL1 gene encoding male-specific lethal 1 homolog, which gives rise to MVLICGSYSTWRWHCSATVLQSRGVMLLARIERMERRMQLVKKDNEKERHKLFQGYETEEREETELSEKIKLECQPELSETSQTLPPKPFSCGRSGKGHKRKSPFGSTERKIPVKKLAPEFSKVKTKTPKHSPVKEEPCGSLSETVCKRELRSQETPEKPRSSVDTPPRLSTPQKGPSTHPKEKAFSSEIEDLPYLSTTEMYLCRWHQPPPSPLPLRESSPKKEETVARCLMPSSVAGETSVLAVPSWRDHSVEPLRDPNPSDLLENLDDSVFSKRHAKLELDEKRRKRWDIQRIREQRILQRLQLRMYKKKGIQESEPEVTSFFPEPDDVESLMITPFLPVVAFGRPLPKLTPQNFELPWLDERSRCRLEIQKKQTPHRTCRK